Sequence from the Mesorhizobium sp. PAMC28654 genome:
TTCGACGAGACGATGCTCGGCGCGCTGAAAGTCTATGCGCGCCACAACCAGGCCTGCATCGTCACGCCGTTCATCCTGGCCGGCGCCATGAGCCCGGTGACGGTCGCCGGCACGCTGACGCAGGTCCTGGCCGAAGTGCTGGCCGGTGCATCATTCACGCAGCTGATCCGGCCGGGTGCGCCGGTGCTGTTCGGCACCTTTGCCTCGTCGATCTCGATGCAGTCGGGCGCGCCGACGTTCGGCACACCGGAGCCGTCGCTGGTTTCCTATGGCGCGGCACAGCTTGCCCGCCGTCTCGGCCTGCCGTTCCGTACCGGTGGCTCGCTGTGTGCATCGAAGGTTCCGGATGCGCAGGCAGCCTATGAAAGCGCCAACACGCTGAACTCGACCATCCTTGCCGGCACCAACTTCGTGCTGCATTCGGCTGGCTGGCTCGAAGGCGGGCTGGCGTCCTGCTATGAAAAATTCATGATGGACATCGACCAGCTCGGCATGCAGCAGAAATTCTGCGAAGGCGTCGACCTGTCGGAAAACGGCCAGGCCATGGATGCCATCCGCCAGGTCGGCCCGGGCAGTCACTATCTTGGTTGCGACCACACGCAGGCCAATTTCCAGACCGCCTTCTACCGCTCCAACATCGCCGACAACAATTCCTATGAGCAGTGGCTGGCCGAGGGCGAGAAGACCGCGCCGCAGCGCGCCAACGACCTTGCCCGCCGCTGGCTGGAAAGCTACGAGGCGCCGTATCTCGATCCGAGCATCGACGAAGCCTTGAAGGACTTCATCGCCAAGAAGAAGGGGTCGATGCCCGACGCCTTCACTTGAAAGGAGCCCGAATCAGGCGGGGCTAAAGTCGCCAATATCATCCACAAGGAAGTCTGGCGGAGTGCCTTCTCCGATCCGGTCAAGAAGGAATGATGTCCGGCAGCGTTGAAGCCATCGCTGCGGCGCTTTCGGCAAGCGGTCTCATCCTTCGCGGCGGCTTCAATTTCACGGCAGCCGATGCGCCGCCGATTGGTCGGTCGGGCGCTTTGGCCAAATCT
This genomic interval carries:
- a CDS encoding trimethylamine methyltransferase family protein, with translation MSDHAAVDQEASNARRGRAASGGAAARRAARSGGGPGTQLTYIKRKINVYEVLDEEGLALIEKNTDTVLEEIGIIFRDDAEALQLWKEAGADVKGERVHFPKGLCRSLLKTAPPVYTQHARNPERSVQIGGNATVFAPVYGPPFVRDLDGNRRYATIEDFHNFVKLAYMAPSIHHSGGTVCEPVDVPVNKRHLDMIYAHIKYSDKPFMGSVTAPERAEDTVAMAKIVFGDDFVENNTVLTSLINANSPMVFDETMLGALKVYARHNQACIVTPFILAGAMSPVTVAGTLTQVLAEVLAGASFTQLIRPGAPVLFGTFASSISMQSGAPTFGTPEPSLVSYGAAQLARRLGLPFRTGGSLCASKVPDAQAAYESANTLNSTILAGTNFVLHSAGWLEGGLASCYEKFMMDIDQLGMQQKFCEGVDLSENGQAMDAIRQVGPGSHYLGCDHTQANFQTAFYRSNIADNNSYEQWLAEGEKTAPQRANDLARRWLESYEAPYLDPSIDEALKDFIAKKKGSMPDAFT